The Palleronia sp. THAF1 genome window below encodes:
- a CDS encoding aminoglycoside phosphotransferase family protein, producing the protein MIPAAFLAATGWSDATATPLAGDASSRSYTRLAQNGESAILMRANGTPLFPFLRVAEHLRGIGLSPPTILAESDDMLLIEDLGDAVFARLIAADASREHPLYEAATDLLVTLQNAALPEYLAPYGPTQMAAALEPCWTYYTRCDGAHINRIFRDLLESHAPETTALLHRDYHAENLIWLPDRTGPARVGLLDFQDALAGHPSYDLASLLQDARRDVSADLEEAMIERFCTTTDCDPDAFRAAYALQSVQRHLRILGIFTHLADERGKPGYLALIPRVRGYLDRCLAHPVCESLRAPLAELLP; encoded by the coding sequence ATGATCCCCGCCGCATTTCTTGCTGCCACGGGTTGGTCCGACGCCACAGCGACCCCGCTTGCCGGCGACGCCTCTTCTCGCAGCTACACCCGATTGGCGCAAAACGGCGAAAGCGCAATCCTGATGCGGGCCAATGGCACTCCATTGTTCCCGTTCCTGCGGGTCGCCGAACACCTGCGCGGCATCGGGCTGTCTCCTCCCACGATCCTCGCCGAAAGCGATGACATGCTGCTGATCGAGGACCTGGGCGACGCCGTCTTCGCCCGCCTCATCGCAGCCGATGCGTCCCGCGAACACCCATTGTACGAAGCCGCCACCGATCTTCTGGTTACACTGCAAAACGCGGCACTGCCGGAGTATCTTGCGCCCTATGGCCCAACCCAGATGGCCGCTGCGCTTGAGCCGTGCTGGACCTACTACACGCGCTGCGATGGCGCCCATATCAACCGTATTTTCCGCGATCTGCTAGAGAGCCATGCCCCCGAAACCACGGCCCTTCTGCATCGCGACTATCACGCAGAGAACCTGATCTGGCTGCCCGACCGCACTGGTCCCGCCCGCGTCGGCCTGCTGGATTTTCAGGACGCCCTTGCCGGGCATCCGTCCTACGATCTCGCCTCTCTTCTGCAAGACGCGCGCCGTGACGTGTCCGCGGACCTGGAAGAGGCAATGATCGAGCGGTTCTGCACCACGACAGACTGCGATCCCGACGCCTTCCGCGCCGCTTACGCCCTGCAATCGGTGCAGCGGCACCTGCGTATCCTTGGCATCTTCACCCACCTAGCCGACGAACGCGGCAAGCCCGGATACCTGGCCCTGATCCCCCGCGTGCGTGGCTACCTGGATCGTTGCTTGGCTCACCCCGTCTGTGAATCGCTCCGCGCGCCATTGGCGGAACTCCTGCCATGA
- a CDS encoding nucleotidyltransferase family protein produces MSRPCMIFAAGFGTRMGALTKDRPKPMINVAGQPLIDRAAALARAAGAAPLVANTHYLADRIEPHLRDLDIAVSPEPDLILDTGGGLRKASPLLGAAEVFTLNPDALFTGPNPLTTLADAWLPDMGALLLCVPLDRAHGRKGVGDFALKDGALTRGGDLVYTGAQIIDTRLLDTIPEPVFSLNRIWFDLAERGALHGVVHPGHWADIGHSEGIAIAEDMLRV; encoded by the coding sequence ATGAGCCGCCCCTGCATGATCTTCGCTGCCGGGTTCGGCACGCGGATGGGCGCGCTGACCAAGGATCGGCCGAAGCCGATGATCAACGTCGCGGGCCAGCCACTGATCGACCGCGCCGCAGCACTTGCACGCGCGGCGGGGGCGGCACCGCTGGTCGCCAACACCCACTACCTTGCCGACCGGATCGAGCCGCACCTGCGTGACCTTGATATCGCCGTGTCGCCCGAACCGGATCTGATCCTGGACACCGGGGGTGGCCTTCGCAAAGCTTCGCCGCTGCTTGGCGCTGCAGAGGTGTTCACCCTTAACCCGGACGCCCTGTTCACCGGTCCGAACCCTTTGACAACTTTGGCCGATGCATGGCTGCCCGACATGGGCGCCCTGCTGCTGTGCGTTCCTCTGGATCGTGCGCACGGGCGGAAGGGAGTTGGCGATTTCGCGCTGAAAGACGGCGCGCTGACCCGCGGCGGCGACTTGGTCTACACTGGCGCGCAGATCATCGACACGCGCCTGCTCGACACCATCCCCGAACCGGTCTTCTCGCTGAACCGTATCTGGTTCGACCTTGCCGAGCGTGGCGCTCTGCACGGCGTCGTTCATCCCGGGCATTGGGCCGACATCGGACATTCCGAAGGCATTGCCATCGCCGAGGATATGCTGCGTGTTTGA
- the addB gene encoding double-strand break repair protein AddB yields MFDAPAPRVFALPPGADFATELVRGLEARMGDAAPEDWARVELFVNTTRLRRRLIDVFASGPPRLLPRIRLLTGLAADPLLTDLPPALPPLRRKLDLAQLVARLIDAQPEIAPRAAIYDLADSLAALFDEMHAEGVSPDDLDALDITDQSGHWRRALRFLTIARDVVQADTLPSAEARLRAAAEALAKRWATNPPDHPVIVAGSTGSRGPVSILMQAVARLPQGAIVLPGVDRSMPTAVWQGLTAPQPMPSEDHPQYRFAALCADLGLDPSTLPGWTDSHPVAPRAALLSMALRPAPITDQWMSEGPGLGDMRVATDGLSLIEAADPGEEALAIALRLRRALDHGQRAALITPDRVLTRRVQAALDRWGITADDSAGDPLHLTPPGRLLRQVAHAMGTAPGPEEVLALLKHPLTQSGGDRNQHQLNTRRLDAWLRDHGAPHITGATLIEWTKNWPDATDWAQTLGKCLDAIAARSAGPLSELVAAHLALTEALAGEGGTLWDRAEGRKALDAMQALQAEADAGGTISTGDYARLIDSVLLAEEVRRPDDGRPDVAIWGTLEARVGGADLAILAGLSEGTWPEPPTPDPWLNRTLRHQLGLLLPERRIGLSAHDFQQAACAPQVVFSRSIRDAEAETVMSRWLNRLTNLLSGLAETNGPEALDEMRERGNVWVEQARRARALTIASPPAHRPSPRPPENVRPTRFSVTRIETLVRDPYQIYAQNILGLYGLNPLRPDADARIRGTLFHGILEEWLKAGPDLTETTARNGLLKIARAHLADLPWATARVTWMAQIEGVADWLIEGESKRQASATPIAFERTAMFEVPGTGVTLKGTADRIDRAEDGQLTVIDYKTGAIPSPKQIIRFDRQLLLEAIMAEAGAFPDVPAAPVAAICHIGLGSARRDDPHPLREEIGATKNSEGVTLDPDAALLDLQTLLTAYGKRTRGYSSMRAMESRLDWAETAHLARFGEWDLSDPAKPEDVG; encoded by the coding sequence GTGTTTGACGCCCCTGCCCCGCGCGTCTTCGCCCTTCCGCCCGGCGCCGACTTCGCGACCGAACTGGTACGCGGGTTAGAGGCGCGGATGGGTGATGCTGCCCCCGAGGACTGGGCGCGGGTAGAGCTGTTCGTGAATACCACACGCCTGCGCCGCCGCCTGATCGACGTGTTCGCCAGCGGCCCGCCGCGTTTGTTGCCGCGCATCCGTCTGCTGACCGGGCTTGCCGCCGACCCGTTGTTGACCGACCTGCCGCCCGCGCTGCCACCTTTGCGGCGCAAGCTGGACCTTGCACAATTGGTGGCCCGACTGATCGACGCCCAACCCGAAATCGCCCCACGGGCCGCCATTTACGACCTCGCCGACAGCCTTGCGGCGCTGTTCGATGAAATGCACGCAGAGGGTGTGTCGCCCGATGATCTGGATGCGCTCGACATCACCGATCAGTCGGGCCACTGGCGGCGCGCCCTGCGATTTTTGACCATCGCCCGAGATGTGGTCCAGGCCGACACTCTGCCCAGCGCAGAAGCGCGCCTGCGCGCTGCTGCCGAGGCTTTGGCAAAGCGATGGGCCACCAACCCGCCCGATCATCCGGTAATCGTCGCCGGATCCACCGGGTCGCGCGGGCCGGTGTCGATCCTGATGCAGGCCGTGGCACGTCTGCCGCAAGGGGCCATTGTGCTGCCAGGGGTGGACCGTTCGATGCCAACCGCTGTCTGGCAAGGCCTGACCGCGCCGCAGCCGATGCCGTCAGAGGATCATCCGCAGTACCGCTTTGCCGCGCTGTGTGCTGATCTTGGGCTGGACCCTTCTACCCTGCCCGGATGGACCGACTCGCATCCCGTTGCCCCGCGCGCCGCGCTACTGTCGATGGCGCTGCGCCCGGCGCCGATCACCGACCAGTGGATGTCCGAGGGGCCCGGCCTTGGAGACATGCGTGTCGCGACCGACGGGCTGTCCCTGATCGAAGCCGCCGATCCCGGCGAAGAGGCGCTGGCCATTGCCTTGCGCCTAAGGCGCGCACTGGATCACGGCCAACGCGCCGCGCTGATCACGCCCGATCGGGTGCTGACACGTCGGGTACAGGCCGCTTTGGATCGCTGGGGCATCACGGCGGATGACAGTGCGGGCGATCCGCTACATCTGACGCCGCCGGGCCGCCTGTTGCGGCAGGTCGCCCATGCGATGGGCACGGCGCCCGGCCCCGAAGAGGTGCTGGCGCTGCTCAAGCACCCGCTGACGCAATCGGGCGGCGACCGAAACCAGCATCAGTTGAACACGCGCCGCCTGGACGCTTGGCTGCGGGACCACGGCGCGCCGCACATCACTGGCGCGACGCTGATCGAATGGACAAAGAACTGGCCCGACGCCACGGATTGGGCCCAAACGCTCGGCAAATGCCTCGATGCGATAGCGGCCCGCAGTGCTGGACCCCTATCCGAACTCGTCGCGGCGCACCTTGCACTGACCGAAGCGCTCGCTGGTGAAGGTGGCACCCTTTGGGACCGGGCAGAGGGGCGCAAGGCGCTGGACGCCATGCAGGCCTTGCAGGCCGAAGCCGACGCGGGCGGGACGATTTCCACCGGCGACTACGCCCGCCTGATCGACTCTGTCCTCTTGGCCGAAGAGGTTCGCCGCCCCGACGATGGCCGCCCGGACGTGGCGATCTGGGGCACGCTGGAAGCGCGCGTTGGGGGGGCCGATCTGGCGATCCTTGCCGGTTTGTCCGAAGGCACGTGGCCAGAACCGCCGACGCCCGACCCATGGTTGAACCGCACGTTGCGGCATCAGTTGGGTCTGTTGCTGCCAGAGCGTCGCATCGGTCTGTCCGCCCACGACTTCCAGCAGGCGGCTTGCGCGCCGCAGGTCGTGTTCTCTCGCTCGATCCGTGATGCAGAGGCCGAGACCGTCATGTCGCGCTGGCTGAACCGCCTCACCAATCTGCTGAGTGGATTGGCCGAAACCAACGGCCCAGAAGCGTTGGACGAGATGCGAGAGCGCGGCAACGTCTGGGTCGAACAGGCCCGCCGCGCCCGCGCTTTGACGATCGCAAGCCCGCCTGCGCATCGCCCCTCTCCGCGCCCGCCGGAGAACGTGCGACCGACGCGCTTTTCCGTCACGCGGATCGAAACGTTGGTGCGCGATCCTTACCAGATCTACGCACAGAACATTCTTGGCCTCTATGGCCTGAACCCCCTGCGCCCTGACGCCGATGCCCGAATCCGGGGCACGCTGTTTCATGGGATATTGGAAGAATGGCTCAAGGCAGGGCCGGACCTGACCGAAACAACAGCCCGCAACGGCCTGCTGAAGATCGCGCGTGCCCATCTGGCAGACCTGCCGTGGGCCACAGCCCGCGTCACATGGATGGCGCAGATTGAAGGCGTCGCGGACTGGCTGATTGAAGGTGAAAGCAAGCGGCAGGCCAGCGCGACACCCATCGCCTTCGAACGCACCGCGATGTTCGAGGTGCCGGGCACCGGCGTCACCCTGAAAGGCACCGCCGACCGGATCGACCGGGCAGAGGATGGCCAGCTTACGGTCATCGACTACAAGACCGGCGCGATCCCCAGCCCGAAGCAGATCATCCGCTTCGACCGACAGTTGCTGCTGGAAGCAATCATGGCAGAGGCCGGCGCCTTCCCCGATGTGCCTGCGGCACCCGTGGCTGCCATCTGCCACATCGGCCTTGGCAGCGCGCGACGAGACGATCCGCACCCGTTGCGCGAAGAGATCGGGGCCACGAAGAATAGCGAAGGCGTTACGCTCGACCCCGACGCCGCCCTGTTGGACCTGCAGACACTGCTAACCGCTTACGGCAAGCGCACACGGGGCTACAGTTCGATGCGGGCGATGGAATCGCGCCTTGATTGGGCGGAAACGGCGCATCTGGCGCGGTTCGGGGAATGGGACCTGTCCGACCCCGCAAAGCCAGAGGATGTCGGATGA